One window of the Mycobacterium sp. SVM_VP21 genome contains the following:
- a CDS encoding geranylgeranyl reductase family protein, which yields MAEVVIVGAGPAGSAAAAWAARAGRDVLVVDSAAFPRDKPCGDGLTPRAVEQLELLGLGEWLDSHIRHRGLRMAGFGSEIEVDWPGPSFPSTGSAAPRTELDERIRKVAEESGARMLLGVKAVGAQHDAAGRVRSVVLADGTEVACTALIVADGARSTLGRVLGRQWHQETVYGVAARGYLASPRSDEPWLTSHLELRSPEGEVLPGYGWIFPLGNGEVNIGVGALATVKRPADVALRPLMSYYADLRREEWGFEGPVRAPASALLPMGGAVSGVAGPNWMLIGDAAACVNPLNGEGIDYGLETGRLAVELLENAGGTDLTQAWPELLAAHYARGFSVARRLALLLTFPRFLPATGPLAMRSTMLMRVAVRVMANLVTDEDADFVARAWRGGGRMSRLIDRRRPFA from the coding sequence GTGGCCGAGGTGGTGATAGTCGGTGCGGGACCGGCGGGGTCGGCGGCGGCCGCCTGGGCCGCGCGAGCGGGCCGCGACGTGCTGGTGGTCGATTCGGCTGCCTTCCCGCGGGACAAGCCGTGCGGCGACGGCCTGACCCCGCGAGCGGTCGAACAGCTGGAGTTACTGGGGCTCGGTGAGTGGCTGGACAGCCATATCCGGCACCGGGGTCTGCGAATGGCCGGCTTCGGCAGCGAGATCGAGGTGGACTGGCCCGGCCCCTCGTTCCCGTCGACCGGCAGCGCGGCGCCGCGTACTGAACTCGACGAGCGCATCCGCAAGGTCGCCGAGGAATCTGGTGCCCGAATGTTGTTGGGCGTCAAGGCCGTCGGTGCCCAACACGACGCGGCCGGACGAGTGCGCTCGGTGGTGTTGGCCGACGGCACGGAGGTCGCCTGTACCGCGCTGATCGTTGCCGACGGGGCTCGCTCCACGCTGGGCCGCGTGCTGGGTCGCCAGTGGCACCAGGAGACGGTGTACGGGGTGGCCGCTCGCGGTTATCTGGCCTCGCCGCGCAGCGACGAACCATGGCTGACATCGCATCTGGAGCTGCGATCACCCGAGGGTGAGGTTCTGCCGGGCTACGGCTGGATCTTCCCGCTGGGCAACGGCGAGGTGAACATCGGCGTCGGCGCGCTGGCCACCGTCAAACGGCCCGCCGACGTGGCGCTGCGGCCGTTGATGTCCTACTACGCTGACCTGCGCCGCGAAGAGTGGGGATTCGAGGGCCCGGTGCGTGCGCCGGCCAGCGCGCTGCTGCCGATGGGCGGCGCGGTCTCGGGTGTCGCCGGGCCTAACTGGATGCTGATCGGCGATGCCGCAGCCTGCGTCAACCCACTCAACGGCGAGGGCATCGACTACGGCCTGGAGACCGGGCGGCTGGCCGTCGAACTACTGGAGAATGCGGGCGGCACCGACCTTACCCAGGCGTGGCCGGAGTTGCTGGCCGCTCACTACGCGCGCGGGTTCTCGGTGGCACGGCGACTTGCGCTGCTGCTGACGTTCCCCCGGTTTCTGCCGGCCACTGGCCCGCTGGCGATGCGCTCGACGATGTTGATGCGGGTGGCGGTGCGGGTGATGGCCAACCTGGTCACCGACGAGGACGCGGACTTCGTGGCGCGGGCCTGGCGCGGAGGGGGGCGGATGTCCCGGTTGATCGACCGCCGCCGCCCGTTCGCCTAG
- a CDS encoding class I SAM-dependent methyltransferase: MSESMEFQFDAVYRGESDRMGAGVKPPWSIGEPQPELATLIEQGKFHGDILDVGCGEAAISLHLAKQGHTTVGLDSSPTAIDLARAEAAKLGLTNASFEVADISNFSGYDGRFGTIVDSTLFHSIPVEAREGYQQSIVRAAAPGASYFVLVFDKAAIPEGPPFAVTADELREVVSKYWVIDEIKPARLHAVFPDEFSGFGGVPLRDEPGGRKSAAGWLLSAHLG, from the coding sequence ATGAGCGAATCAATGGAGTTCCAGTTCGACGCCGTCTACCGCGGCGAATCTGACCGAATGGGAGCGGGCGTCAAACCACCGTGGAGCATCGGGGAACCCCAACCCGAGCTGGCCACACTGATCGAGCAGGGCAAATTCCACGGCGACATCCTTGACGTCGGCTGCGGCGAGGCCGCCATCTCGCTGCACCTGGCCAAACAAGGGCACACCACCGTGGGCCTTGACAGCTCGCCCACCGCTATTGACCTGGCCCGCGCCGAGGCCGCCAAACTCGGCCTGACCAACGCCTCCTTCGAAGTCGCCGATATCAGCAACTTCTCCGGCTATGACGGCCGCTTCGGCACCATCGTCGACAGCACGCTGTTCCACTCGATCCCGGTGGAGGCCCGCGAGGGCTACCAGCAGTCCATCGTGCGCGCAGCCGCGCCGGGGGCGTCGTATTTCGTGCTGGTCTTCGACAAGGCGGCCATTCCCGAGGGCCCGCCGTTCGCGGTGACCGCTGACGAACTGCGTGAAGTGGTGTCGAAGTACTGGGTGATCGACGAGATCAAGCCGGCGCGGCTGCATGCGGTGTTCCCCGACGAGTTTTCCGGGTTCGGCGGCGTTCCCCTGCGCGACGAGCCGGGCGGCCGCAAGTCGGCCGCGGGCTGGTTGCTCTCGGCGCACCTGGGCTGA
- a CDS encoding nitroreductase family deazaflavin-dependent oxidoreductase has protein sequence MSDPKPPRWLKPVNKVMIGLQKLGIPMGPPMVLTVPGRKSGQPRSTPMTPFTVDGQLYTVAGFPKADWALNARAAGSGLLRHGRHERPVRIVELSAEAARPVLRAFPVQVPVGARFLRQAGLVDKGTPDEVEALAGRIAVFRFDPAS, from the coding sequence ATGAGTGACCCGAAGCCGCCGCGCTGGCTGAAACCGGTGAACAAGGTGATGATCGGCCTGCAGAAGCTGGGCATCCCGATGGGCCCGCCGATGGTGTTGACGGTGCCGGGCCGCAAGTCCGGTCAGCCGCGCAGCACCCCGATGACACCGTTCACCGTCGACGGGCAGCTCTACACGGTGGCGGGTTTCCCCAAGGCCGATTGGGCGCTCAATGCCCGGGCGGCCGGTTCAGGCCTGCTGCGCCACGGCCGCCACGAACGGCCGGTGCGCATCGTCGAGCTCTCGGCGGAGGCGGCCCGTCCGGTGTTGCGGGCGTTCCCGGTGCAGGTGCCCGTCGGCGCTCGCTTCCTCCGGCAGGCCGGCCTGGTGGACAAGGGCACCCCCGACGAGGTCGAGGCACTCGCCGGCCGCATCGCGGTGTTCCGGTTCGACCCGGCTTCCTAG